Proteins encoded within one genomic window of Brienomyrus brachyistius isolate T26 chromosome 22, BBRACH_0.4, whole genome shotgun sequence:
- the LOC125718266 gene encoding alpha-N-acetylgalactosaminide alpha-2,6-sialyltransferase 2-like isoform X1, with the protein MLFKHSCDLHQGISGESTPSRGVACMVACRDPGVCQTSCTYRTMKTMQWRVRHLLCFLLMFFFLGIYFLSTSPQVSVPSRIPHISLDRIKSAFRTTEIPKILHPPTAPAVVRPTDPPYIGDKYAQEDSFPQRVCQDSIRQRVAGTIFGPKFLDRIPVLQWQKHFSPEEYHRLQKYPGSHGWGEVDYQILGAALSLLNTTANGLMFDDWESRANGSSCIRCAVVGNGGILRGSKMGREIDQHHYVFRTNAAVIRGFEEDVGSRTSIYTFSANTMRNSILTTANYEGPPQSEETRYVFIPDHDRDYLLLKAAVTHTPVEKGRERGEKASKYFGPNVTARKLKMYHPDFIRYLRNRYLRSPILKTSFRDWFRPSTGAVMLLAALHTCDQVSAYGFLTPDYQKYSNHYYDRTFQTVQFFSNHDYRMELKLWQELHQNKLIRLYMRQRTPGT; encoded by the exons ATGCTGTTTAAACACAGCTGTGACCTACATCAAGGGATTTCTGGGGAAAGCACTCCGAGCAGAGGGGTAGCATGCATGGTGGCGTGCAGGGATCCTGGCGTATGTCAG ACGTCCTGTACCTACAGGACAATGAAAACCATGCAATGGCGAGTGAGACACCTGTTATGTTTTCTGCTTATGTTCTTCTTCCTCGGCATCTACTTCCTGTCCACCAGTCCACAAGTCAGTGTTCCCAGCAGAATCCCCCACATATCCCTCGACAG AATCAAGAGTGCCTTCAGAACAACTGAGATCCCGAAGATCTTACACCCACCCACGGCTCCTGCAGTAGTACGACCTACAGATCCTCCTTACATTGGTGACAAATATGCCCAGGAGGACTCATTCCCACAAAGG GTCTGTCAGGATAGCATACGGCAGAGGGTTGCAGGGACGATTTTCGGGCCAAAGTTTCTGGACAGGATCCCTGTGTTGCAGTGGCAGAAGCACTTTTCCCCAGAAGAGTACCATCGCCTGCAGAAGTACCCTGGTTCacatgggtggggggaggttgaCTACCAAA TCCTGGGTGCAGCCCTCTCTCTCCTCAACACCACGGCCAATGGGCTCATGTTCGACGACTGGGAGAGTCGGGCTAATGGCTCCTCCTGCATCCGCTGTGCAGTGGTGGGGAACGGGGGAATCCTTCGTGGCTCCAAGATGGGCCGCGAGATCGACCAGCACCACTACGTCTTCAG GACAAACGCAGCGGTGATCCGGGGTTTTGAGGAGGATGTAGGATCACGCACTTCCATCTACACGTTCTCCGCCAATACCATGCGCAACTCCATCCTCACCACAGCGAACTATGAGGGCCCCCCTCAGTCCGAG GAAACCAGATATGTCTTTATACCAGACCATGACCGGGACTACCTGCTCTTGAAGGCTGCTGTGACACACACGCCTGTGGAGAAAGGGCGAGAACGTGGTGAAAA AGCATCCAAATACTTTGGCCCCAACGTGACGGCAAGAAAGTTGAAAATGTATCACCCAGACTTCATCCGCTACCTGAGAAACAG GTATCTGCGTTCCCCGATCTTGAAGACCAGCTTCCGGGACTGGTTCCGGCCGTCCACCGGCGCCGTGATGCTACTGGCTGCCCTGCACACGTGCGATCAG GTCAGCGCCTACGGCTTCTTGACCCCCGACTACCAGAAGTACTCGAACCACTATTACGACCGGACCTTCCAGACTGTGCAGTTCTTCTCCAACCACGACTACCGCATGGAGCTGAAGCTCTGGCAGGAGCTGCATCAAAACAAACTCATTCGACTATACATGCGCCAGAGGACACCTGGGACATAG
- the LOC125718266 gene encoding alpha-N-acetylgalactosaminide alpha-2,6-sialyltransferase 2-like isoform X2 produces the protein MKTMQWRVRHLLCFLLMFFFLGIYFLSTSPQVSVPSRIPHISLDRIKSAFRTTEIPKILHPPTAPAVVRPTDPPYIGDKYAQEDSFPQRVCQDSIRQRVAGTIFGPKFLDRIPVLQWQKHFSPEEYHRLQKYPGSHGWGEVDYQILGAALSLLNTTANGLMFDDWESRANGSSCIRCAVVGNGGILRGSKMGREIDQHHYVFRTNAAVIRGFEEDVGSRTSIYTFSANTMRNSILTTANYEGPPQSEETRYVFIPDHDRDYLLLKAAVTHTPVEKGRERGEKASKYFGPNVTARKLKMYHPDFIRYLRNRYLRSPILKTSFRDWFRPSTGAVMLLAALHTCDQVSAYGFLTPDYQKYSNHYYDRTFQTVQFFSNHDYRMELKLWQELHQNKLIRLYMRQRTPGT, from the exons ATGAAAACCATGCAATGGCGAGTGAGACACCTGTTATGTTTTCTGCTTATGTTCTTCTTCCTCGGCATCTACTTCCTGTCCACCAGTCCACAAGTCAGTGTTCCCAGCAGAATCCCCCACATATCCCTCGACAG AATCAAGAGTGCCTTCAGAACAACTGAGATCCCGAAGATCTTACACCCACCCACGGCTCCTGCAGTAGTACGACCTACAGATCCTCCTTACATTGGTGACAAATATGCCCAGGAGGACTCATTCCCACAAAGG GTCTGTCAGGATAGCATACGGCAGAGGGTTGCAGGGACGATTTTCGGGCCAAAGTTTCTGGACAGGATCCCTGTGTTGCAGTGGCAGAAGCACTTTTCCCCAGAAGAGTACCATCGCCTGCAGAAGTACCCTGGTTCacatgggtggggggaggttgaCTACCAAA TCCTGGGTGCAGCCCTCTCTCTCCTCAACACCACGGCCAATGGGCTCATGTTCGACGACTGGGAGAGTCGGGCTAATGGCTCCTCCTGCATCCGCTGTGCAGTGGTGGGGAACGGGGGAATCCTTCGTGGCTCCAAGATGGGCCGCGAGATCGACCAGCACCACTACGTCTTCAG GACAAACGCAGCGGTGATCCGGGGTTTTGAGGAGGATGTAGGATCACGCACTTCCATCTACACGTTCTCCGCCAATACCATGCGCAACTCCATCCTCACCACAGCGAACTATGAGGGCCCCCCTCAGTCCGAG GAAACCAGATATGTCTTTATACCAGACCATGACCGGGACTACCTGCTCTTGAAGGCTGCTGTGACACACACGCCTGTGGAGAAAGGGCGAGAACGTGGTGAAAA AGCATCCAAATACTTTGGCCCCAACGTGACGGCAAGAAAGTTGAAAATGTATCACCCAGACTTCATCCGCTACCTGAGAAACAG GTATCTGCGTTCCCCGATCTTGAAGACCAGCTTCCGGGACTGGTTCCGGCCGTCCACCGGCGCCGTGATGCTACTGGCTGCCCTGCACACGTGCGATCAG GTCAGCGCCTACGGCTTCTTGACCCCCGACTACCAGAAGTACTCGAACCACTATTACGACCGGACCTTCCAGACTGTGCAGTTCTTCTCCAACCACGACTACCGCATGGAGCTGAAGCTCTGGCAGGAGCTGCATCAAAACAAACTCATTCGACTATACATGCGCCAGAGGACACCTGGGACATAG